In Sebaldella sp. S0638, the genomic stretch TATTTTGATATTTATAAAACAGCAGAAGTGAGCCGAAAGGCTCATTTTTGTGTGAAAATTTACAAATCAGAATAATTTTTATAAATAAAAAAAGCTGGTCAAAATATATTGACACAGCTTTTATAGTATTAATTAAATTTTTTATGTTTACCTTTTGCGACTATTCCCAAAACATCAAAGTTATCGTTTAAAATAGCAAAGTCAGCAATATATCCGGGTTTTATAAATCCGTATCTGTCTTCCACAGATATTGCCTTAGCCGCATATGAAGTAGCCATTCTCAAAGCTTCTTCCACGGGAAGTCCTACATGCTGTACAAGATTTCTTACTCCTGCATTCATAACAAGAGCCGAACCACCCAGAGTACCGTTCTCATCAGAACATTTACCATTTTCATGGAAGACTCTTTTTCCTTCAAATATAAATTCTTTCATATCAGTACCGGCAGGGCTTACTGCATCTGTTACCAGATAAAGTTTATCAGAAAGAATACTGTGTGCTATTCTTATACTTGCGAAATCACAGTGAAAACCGTCTGCTATTATTCCTGCATAGATATCTTTTTTATCAAATATAAACCCTACAACCCCAGGTTCTCTGGAACCAAATTCAGTCATAGCATTAAATAAGTGTGTAGCATTCTTGAAATAATCTTTTTTTGGTTCACATTCTGCATATTTTGCGAAAGTATGTCCGATAGAAATATGAATATCTGCGTTTTTTAGTTTTTCAAGATGTCTGGGTTCTGCTTTTTCAGGAGCCATAGTAATAATTTTTACTGATCTGCTTCCGGAAGAAACAATTCTGTCTACTATATCATCTGAAAGAATTCTTATATATGCCGCATTATGTATACCTTTTTTTTCAATACTTATATTAGGGCCTTCAAGATGCAGTCCAAGTACGCCTATATTTTCCATATCGTTCATATTATCAATTAAATCAAGTGATTTTATTATTTTTTCATCCGGTGA encodes the following:
- the nagA gene encoding N-acetylglucosamine-6-phosphate deacetylase, whose amino-acid sequence is MILKNCRIFDGNSFINNTAVLIENDKIVKTLSESELSGYTGEEVIDLNNAVLSPGFIDLQLNGCGGVLFNDDISRKTLEIMNETNHKYGCTSFLPTLITSPDEKIIKSLDLIDNMNDMENIGVLGLHLEGPNISIEKKGIHNAAYIRILSDDIVDRIVSSGSRSVKIITMAPEKAEPRHLEKLKNADIHISIGHTFAKYAECEPKKDYFKNATHLFNAMTEFGSREPGVVGFIFDKKDIYAGIIADGFHCDFASIRIAHSILSDKLYLVTDAVSPAGTDMKEFIFEGKRVFHENGKCSDENGTLGGSALVMNAGVRNLVQHVGLPVEEALRMATSYAAKAISVEDRYGFIKPGYIADFAILNDNFDVLGIVAKGKHKKFN